One window of Flavobacterium ammonificans genomic DNA carries:
- a CDS encoding ABC transporter permease has translation MNLEYFIAKRLVTAKEYKSSISAPIIKIAIAAIAIGMVMMIISVATGIGLQQKIREKVSAFNGHIIISNYDNNQSEATLTPISKNQKFYPKFNSVDGISHIQAVATKAGIIRTEKAFEGIIFKGVGTDYKWDNIQEYLIAGHLPNLSSQLNSEVVISQFLADRLELKVGDAFNTFFIKENQNQLPNIRRFKITGIFNSGFQEFDATYIIGDIRHVQRMNKWTPNQIGAFEIFVQDFDQIQSVGEEVYQQTPSNLDSKTIIEKYSYIFDWLLLFDFNIIIILGVMILVATINMVVALLVLILERTQMIGILKALGANNWSVRKIFLYNAFYLIVRGLLWGNCIGIGVLLIQKYFGIIELNPENYYVNQAPVYFNLGYIAALNLLTVGVCFLVLLIPSYIITKISPIKAIRYE, from the coding sequence TTGAATTTAGAATATTTCATAGCCAAAAGACTAGTTACTGCTAAAGAATATAAAAGTAGTATTTCTGCTCCAATAATAAAAATTGCTATCGCAGCTATTGCTATTGGAATGGTAATGATGATTATTTCGGTAGCTACCGGAATTGGTTTGCAGCAAAAAATTCGCGAAAAAGTATCTGCGTTTAATGGGCATATTATTATATCAAATTATGATAATAACCAATCGGAAGCAACACTAACTCCTATTTCCAAAAATCAAAAATTTTATCCCAAGTTCAATTCGGTAGATGGTATTAGCCATATTCAAGCTGTGGCTACTAAAGCTGGAATTATTAGAACAGAAAAAGCGTTTGAAGGAATTATTTTCAAAGGAGTAGGAACAGATTACAAATGGGATAATATTCAGGAATATTTGATAGCAGGACATTTGCCTAATTTGTCAAGCCAACTTAACTCAGAAGTTGTGATTTCTCAATTCTTAGCTGATAGATTAGAATTAAAAGTTGGAGACGCTTTCAATACTTTTTTTATCAAAGAAAATCAAAACCAACTTCCCAACATTCGACGATTTAAAATCACAGGAATCTTTAATTCGGGATTTCAAGAATTTGATGCTACTTATATAATAGGAGACATTCGGCACGTGCAACGAATGAATAAATGGACTCCAAATCAAATCGGTGCGTTTGAGATTTTCGTACAAGATTTCGATCAGATTCAATCTGTTGGAGAGGAAGTGTATCAGCAAACACCTTCCAATTTGGATTCTAAGACTATAATCGAAAAATACAGTTACATCTTTGATTGGTTGCTTTTATTTGATTTCAATATAATTATTATTTTGGGAGTTATGATTTTAGTTGCAACAATTAATATGGTGGTGGCTTTATTAGTGCTTATTTTAGAACGCACCCAAATGATAGGGATTTTAAAAGCACTTGGTGCAAACAATTGGTCCGTGCGAAAAATATTTTTGTACAATGCCTTTTATCTAATTGTTCGAGGACTCTTATGGGGTAATTGTATTGGAATAGGAGTACTGCTTATCCAAAAATACTTTGGAATTATTGAACTCAATCCCGAAAATTACTATGTCAACCAAGCTCCAGTTTATTTTAATTTAGGATATATCGCTGCATTAAACCTGCTTACAGTGGGAGTTTGTTTCCTGGTTTTGCTGATTCCGTCCTATATTATCACTAAAATTTCTCCTATCAAAGCCATTCGCTACGAATAA